One Neovison vison isolate M4711 chromosome 2, ASM_NN_V1, whole genome shotgun sequence genomic window carries:
- the P3R3URF gene encoding PIK3R3 upstream open reading frame protein, which translates to MGPSQPVRAPRPRGLSSPYRRPRLGWPRPRFPKMFKRSRRTYRQKPQGPAATPAATNPVTVATENNNTPTATTSVWILPPQVLRHLCQPGSFLIF; encoded by the exons ATGGGGCCTTCTCAGCCTGTCCGTGCCCCTCGGCCCCGGGGCCTAAGCTCCCCCTACCGCAGGCCAAGGCTAGGCTGGCCTCGGCCTCGATTTCCAAAGATGTTCAAGCGTAGCCGCAGAACATACCGGCAGAAACCCCAAGGCCCAGCTGCCACCCCTGCAGCCACCAATCCTGTCACTGTGGccacagaaaacaacaacactCCTACCGCCACCACCAGTGTGTGGATCCTTCCGCCACAAG tTCTCAGACACCTCTGTCAACCTGGCAGCTTTCTGATCTTCTAG
- the TSPAN1 gene encoding tetraspanin-1 yields the protein MQCFSFLKTMMILFNFLIFLCGVALLAVGIWVSIDGSSFLKIFGPLSSSAMQFVNVGYFLIAAGAVLFALGFLGCYGAQTENKCALMMFFLILLLIFIAEVAAAVVALVYTTMAEHFLTLLVVPAIKQDYGSQKDFTQVWNTTMEGLKCCGFNNYTDFEGSPYFMKNHTFPPYCCADNGNGTTVEPCTEEKAKDKTVQGCFSQLLYDIRTNAATVGGVAAGIGGLELAAMIVSMYLYCNLK from the exons ATGCAGTGTTTCAGCTTCCTTAAGACCATGATGATcctcttcaatttcctcatcttt CTATGTGGTGTTGCCCTGTTGGCCGTGGGCATCTGGGTGTCGATTGACGGGTCGTCTTTCCTGAAGATCTTCGGGCCGCTGTCGTCCAGTGCTATGCAGTTCGTCAACGTGGGCTACTTCCTCATCGCTGCCGGTGCTGTGCTCTTTGCTCTCGGTTTCCTGGGCTGCTACGGTGCTCAGACTGAGAACAAGTGTGCCCTCATGATG TTCTTCCtgatcctcctcctcatcttcatCGCGGAGGTGGCAGCTGCTGTGGTCGCCCTGGTGTACACCACCATG GCTGAGCACTTCCTGACGTTGCTGGTAGTGCCCGCCATCAAGCAAGACTACGGTTCCCAGAAGGACTTCACCCAAGTGTGGAACACCACCATGGAAGGG cTCAAGTGCTGTGGCTTCAACAACTACACAGATTTTGAGGGCTCTCCCTACTTCATGAAGAACCATACCTTTCCCCCGTACTGCTGTGCTGACAACGGCAATGGCACCACTGTAGAACCCTGCACCGAGGAGAAGGCTAAGGACAAGACTGTACAG gGTTGTTTCAGCCAGCTTCTGTATGACATCCGGACCAATGCTGCCACTGTGGGTGGTGTGGCAGCTGGAATTGGGGGCTTGGAG CTGGCTGCCATGATCGTGTCCATGTATCTGTACTGCAACCTGAAATAG